The following are encoded together in the Elusimicrobiota bacterium genome:
- a CDS encoding PorV/PorQ family protein, producing the protein MKRAWVGRLLVGYLALAVSPLLAKGPGTTAAPFLTISFGSRAQALGNSFVALADDASSAYFNPAGLAQAQSHKSSWRELQASRSAWFQGIEINQMALASFHPDRISWGLSLTGLEVEDLERRTTESEKPDGYFRAEDHAFGLSLARRMGDGPIALGLTSKIVQQRIASAQGHSFGLDAGAQVKFKAFRQPFSAGFAVRNLGPQLHLGREAFPLPLSYHFGIAYRGLVNQVMELSVSPRGRTDISLGTEYWFLGVFGIRGGYLHSNRSSSGEENSFAGFSFKQGVTGGFGFKVMNFFSADYAFVPFGDLGYAQRFTMSYKF; encoded by the coding sequence ATGAAACGAGCCTGGGTAGGGAGACTTTTGGTGGGGTATCTGGCATTAGCCGTATCCCCCCTACTCGCTAAAGGCCCTGGCACAACCGCCGCCCCTTTCCTAACCATCAGTTTCGGCAGCCGCGCTCAGGCTTTGGGCAATTCATTCGTGGCGTTGGCTGATGATGCTTCCAGCGCCTATTTTAATCCCGCCGGTTTAGCTCAGGCGCAAAGTCATAAAAGTTCTTGGCGCGAGTTGCAGGCCTCACGTTCAGCCTGGTTCCAAGGCATTGAAATCAATCAAATGGCTTTGGCCAGCTTTCATCCCGATCGAATCAGTTGGGGTCTCTCCCTCACCGGGCTCGAGGTGGAGGATTTGGAGCGGCGTACGACTGAATCGGAAAAGCCGGACGGCTATTTCCGTGCCGAGGATCATGCTTTCGGGCTTTCGTTGGCCCGCCGCATGGGCGACGGTCCCATTGCTTTGGGCTTGACCAGCAAAATCGTTCAGCAGAGAATCGCTTCGGCCCAAGGGCATAGCTTCGGCCTTGATGCCGGCGCCCAGGTTAAATTCAAGGCTTTCCGCCAGCCTTTTTCAGCGGGTTTCGCGGTTCGCAATCTCGGCCCCCAACTTCACCTCGGCCGCGAGGCGTTCCCCCTCCCCCTCTCCTATCATTTCGGGATCGCTTATCGCGGTTTGGTCAATCAGGTTATGGAATTAAGCGTCAGCCCCCGCGGCCGGACCGATATCAGCCTGGGCACGGAATATTGGTTCCTGGGCGTCTTCGGCATTCGCGGCGGGTACTTGCACAGCAATCGTTCGAGTTCCGGCGAAGAAAATTCCTTTGCCGGTTTTTCATTCAAGCAAGGCGTGACCGGCGGGTTCGGGTTCAAGGTGATGAACTTCTTCAGTGCTGATTACGCCTTCGTTCCCTTCGGCGACCTGGGTTATGCCCAGCGATTTACCATGAGTTACAAATTTTAA
- a CDS encoding RNA-binding protein produces the protein MGKRLYVGSLPFETTEDELHSLFNAVGTVESAKLITDRYTGRSKGFGFVEMADDTGAQQAIQKMNGSQVGSRKIVVSEARPLEQRSPNGNSRGGDRGGYGSRRY, from the coding sequence ATGGGAAAAAGACTGTATGTTGGAAGCCTTCCGTTCGAAACGACGGAAGATGAGCTTCATTCACTGTTCAACGCTGTCGGCACCGTGGAAAGCGCGAAGCTGATCACGGACCGCTACACCGGCCGATCCAAAGGGTTCGGCTTCGTGGAAATGGCGGACGATACCGGAGCGCAACAGGCCATCCAAAAAATGAATGGCAGCCAGGTGGGCAGCCGCAAAATCGTCGTTAGCGAAGCCCGCCCCCTCGAGCAGCGCAGCCCCAACGGCAACTCCCGTGGCGGAGACCGCGGCGGCTACGGCTCGCGGCGCTATTAA